In Leopardus geoffroyi isolate Oge1 chromosome D1, O.geoffroyi_Oge1_pat1.0, whole genome shotgun sequence, the genomic stretch tctgcccctccccactcatgctctgtctgtctgtctctctcaaaaatgaaataaacattaaacatttttttaaaaagtatatgtgctgccaaagagAGCACTCACTCAGGTTTACAGACACAGGCTTGATGGCATCCTgagtcttccctcttttttcctcacTTCTCGTACCACATGAGATCTAGGTAAATAAAAGAGGTGGAAACTGAATCTCTTGAAATTTTCAAGCATGCCTAACAAGAAGTTAAAATGCTCTAACTTTAAATGTCTTATTACAAGTAGTGATGCTTTATTACCTATTATTTCATGTAGAGACGGAGACAGCAAGGCTCAGATAAGTTGTGACGTGGTCAAAATCACCTGGAAAATAAACTGACTTAGTCAAGACTAGATTTGGAAACCTCTGGATCCTACTTAGGTAATGTTTCATGGTTTGAAGCTATGAATGTACAAGGGTTTatggattcaattttttttttctagatgtaaGAAGAACTTTTTTCAGTTCGGTATGGTCATTGTTCATCCTGTTGACACCGTCTCACGTTTCTGGAATGTCAACATGGCACAGTACTCGTGCAGAATGAATGTGTTGAAGATAAGAAATGTgtgatatggggcgcctgggtggcgcagtcggttaagcgtccgacttcagccaggtcacgatctcacggtccgtgagttcgagccccgcgtcaggctctgggctgatggctcatgatggctcagagcttggagcctgtttccgattctgtgtctccctctctctctctgaccctcccccgttcatgccctgtctctctctgtcccaaaaataaataaacgttgaaaaaaaaaattaaaaaaaaagaaatgtgtgatgCACTAAGCACTAATGTCAGGTTATCCTTAGTATCAAGGACATGATTCTGTTTATTGTCTCTCTCAATACTTCTTTCACCTTTTCATTTCTCAAACTATAAATAAAAGGATTCAGGAGAGGGGTCACCACTGTAATGAGGACAGCAGCTACCTTGTCAAAATTCAGGGAATAGTTCTGATTGGGTCTCACATACACAAAGATATTGCTCCCGTAAGCAATGGAAATGACCGTGATATGAGAAGCACAGGTAGAAAAAGCCTTTTGACGGCCTTGGGCCGAGGGGATGCGCAGGATGGTAGAGACGATGTAGGTATAGGACGCAGTAGTGAATGCCAGGGAGCTCAGGATGACAAGGGCAGATAGGAGAAAGTTGATCTGCTCAATGAGGTGAGTATCTACACAGGCCACCTGCAGAAGAGGGGCAATGTCACAGAAAAAATGATTGATTTCTTTTCCACAGTAAGGTAGCCTTGTCACTACAATGGTTGGTACCAACACAGACAGGAAGGCTCCTACCCAGCAGCTCAGAACCAGCAGGAGGCAGGTCCTGCTGCTCATGATGATGGTGTAGCGCAGGGGGTTACAGATGGCCACGTAGCGGTCAAAGGACATCACTGCTAGGAGGATAAACTCCACTGTCCccagaaagaagtagaaatatGTTTGAGTGATACAGCCAGCAAAGGATATAGTTTTCTTCTCTCCTAGGAGGCAGGCTAGCAACTTTGGTGTAACGACAGTGGTgtataaaatatccagaaaagacaaattactGAGGAAAATGTACATTGGGGTTTGCAGGTGATTATCAGTCCATATTAGGAAGATGATGACAATGTTTCCTATTGCTGTTAATGTGTAAGTCAGCAAAAGAACCACAAAGAGGAGTATTCGAAGCTCCAGGAGAGTGGGAAAGGCGATCAGGGTGAATTCAGTCACTGTGCTCCAATTTCCCATGGGCATGGCTACACAGCAGGCAGGGTCTcccttaagaaagaagaaaaggaagatcaGCTTGGGAgatcattttataaatgtctgttgaaaatGTGTTGTAGAGAGTGCCTTACATTGGGAGATAGGTCAGGGGTTTAGCCCTTGATCAGAAAATCATTCTTGTGCATCCTAGGGAAAGTCAAAATACCATTTAGACACAACTTTTTCCATGAAATGAAGGGAGaagactggattaaaaaaaccTCTCAGCTTCCTTCCAGTAATGAAATTCTATTTAGTCTCATTAAATGAAACTTCTCTTCAGTGCAGCCAGCTTCATGTTCCCAGTTAAAAATATGCTATAAAGTACTGACTCACACTTACctagaactatttttttctgaagtttacagTCACTGAGAGAGAAATCCTTTAAAATACTTTCCAGCTTTTTCTATAACAAATTTCCTTTCACTTTGACAGTGGATAATGATGACCTGCCATGAGTAAGAGATAAAGATTGACTCTCCCTGCCTCCGATACTTGGTGATTTCCAGAGTCTCTCATTTTTGAAAGTCTTTTCCTTGCACAAGTAGATTTATGGAAACAGACAAGAAATATCTGAAATGGACAATGGTTCAGGCTTCCTGCTAATCGCTTTAGATGACACATCAGAAAGGAATACTGGATATTTTATCTTTAGGTTATAGCCTGTGTCCAAAACCTACCTTCTACAAATTCTGTGAAgtatgtaataatatatacatCAAATATCTGgctgattcttatttttttattgaagtataatgaatatacaatgttatatcagtttcaggtttacaacacATTGGTTCAACAATCCTATATATTACTCAGTTTCACCGTGATGAGTGTAGTTACTGTCACTATACgttattgcagtattattgaccatattccctatgctgtacttttcatcctcatgacttatttattttatgagtggAAGTTTGGTTCTCTTaatcctatctatctatcatctatctgtctatctgtctatctatctatctatctatttatttttagatccCATATACaagcgaaatcatatggtttttgtctttgtctgacttatttctggCTGATTATTTAAGAGGACGTTATACAATGTGATAAAACCAGAGAGGTACACATCATACACAGGAtcgtaaaatggaggtaattTAGCTTACTTCATTTACTTGATCAGTTGAAATCATCAAACTGTACATCAAGATCATACAGTTGTTCTTTATCCCAGTATCGGAGATGTGTTCTTTGGCACAGTATCCCATTTCAGGTTAAAAGCACCCATTCTTTAAGCTCAATGCTTTCCTTGTCTAGATGTTACTTAGCTCTTCCTTAACAGATAGGTTAGAGCCGTtcccctcattttccttttcccacctcccctcctacCCCATCTCCGAGATAAAAAagttcctatttcattttttatttgaagtctTTCCCATGACAAAAAAACCTTCACATTTTTTCCCAGTGCAAATAATTAGAGCatgcaaatgcaaaaaaaaaaaaaaaattataatctgcAATCAAACCTGTTAGGGATACAGTGACCAGATTTTGGCGAATGTATTTCCAGGCTGTTTCAAAATTACatcgtatacatatatatctaaaataattGATGCTGACATACTATTTTGTAGctagcttttcttatttttcttttttaataataatcattcatcttttggggcacctgagtggctcagccggttgagtgtccaactcttgatttcggcttaggtcatgatctcactagacatgagattgagccccacaacgggctctgtgatgagtgtggagcctggttgggattctctttcgtgctctctctctctctctgtctctgtctctctctcaaaaaaaaaaatcatctttccaTGTCAATTACTAGAACTCtacaaaatcattttctaaatgtttatctttatttttgagagagagagtgtgagtggggtaggggcagagagggggggggcagaggatcagaagcaggctctgcactgacagcagagagccccatgtggggctcgaacccacgaactgtgagatcacgacctgagctaaagtcggacactcaacctactgagccacccaggtgcccctctata encodes the following:
- the LOC123602369 gene encoding olfactory receptor 6M1, which codes for MPMGNWSTVTEFTLIAFPTLLELRILLFVVLLLTYTLTAIGNIVIIFLIWTDNHLQTPMYIFLSNLSFLDILYTTVVTPKLLACLLGEKKTISFAGCITQTYFYFFLGTVEFILLAVMSFDRYVAICNPLRYTIIMSSRTCLLLVLSCWVGAFLSVLVPTIVVTRLPYCGKEINHFFCDIAPLLQVACVDTHLIEQINFLLSALVILSSLAFTTASYTYIVSTILRIPSAQGRQKAFSTCASHITVISIAYGSNIFVYVRPNQNYSLNFDKVAAVLITVVTPLLNPFIYSLRNEKVKEVLRETINRIMSLILRIT